CGGACAACTCGCTCACCAAGCCGCACGTGGACCGCCCGCAGACCCCGCAGTTCATGAAGCTGTTCAAGGACTGGCAGGTCAACTGAGCTTGACGCGGGTGCGCGGGCGCGGCCGCGGGGAGCTTGCCATGCAACGCCTGCTCCCGGCGGCCGCCGCGCGCGCCGACCAACCGCGGTGCTGACTTACCTGCTGCGCCGGCTGCTGTGGCTGGCGCCGGTACTGCTGGTGATCTCGGCGGTCACCTTCTTCCTGATGCACTCGGTGCCGGGCAATCCGTTCGATCAGGAGGACAAGCCGCTGCCGCCGCAGGTGATCGCCCGGCTGGAGGCGCACTACCACCTGGACGAGCCGGTGTGGCGCCAGTACCTGCGCTACATGGGCGGCGCCCTGCGCGGCGATCTCGGCCCCTCCTACCTGGCGCGCGACCGCAGCGTGAACGACATCATCGCGCGCCATTTCCCGGTGTCGTTCGTGCTCGGCACGCTGGCGCTGGGCGTGGCGCTGGTGATCGGCGTGCCGCTCGGCATCGTGTCGGCGCTGCGCCAGAACACGCTCGCCGACTACGCGGCGATGTTCATGGCGGTGTCCGGCGTCTCGGTGCCGGCGCTGACCCTGGGGCCGCTGCTGATGTGGGGGCTGGCCCTGCAACTGGGCGTGCTGCCGGTGGCGCGCTGGGGGTCGTGGCAACAGGCGGTGATGCCGGCCTTTACCCTGGGCATCGGGCAGGCCGCCATCCTGGCGCGGCTGACGCGGGCGAGCATGCTGCAGGTGATCCGCGAAGACTACGTGCGCACGGCGCGCGCCAAGGGGGTGAGCGAACGGCGGGTGATCGTCCATCACGCGCTGCGCAACGCGCTGATCCCGGTGGTGACGGTGCTCGGACCGCTGTTCGCGGCGCTGGTGACCGGCTCCATGGTGGTCGAGCAGATCTTCGCCATCCCCGGCCTCGGCGACTTCTACGTCGGCTCGGTAGGGGACCGCGAC
The sequence above is drawn from the Spirochaetaceae bacterium genome and encodes:
- a CDS encoding ABC transporter permease: MLTYLLRRLLWLAPVLLVISAVTFFLMHSVPGNPFDQEDKPLPPQVIARLEAHYHLDEPVWRQYLRYMGGALRGDLGPSYLARDRSVNDIIARHFPVSFVLGTLALGVALVIGVPLGIVSALRQNTLADYAAMFMAVSGVSVPALTLGPLLMWGLALQLGVLPVARWGSWQQAVMPAFTLGIGQAAILARLTRASMLQVIREDYVRTARAKGVSERRVIVHHALRNALIPVVTVLGPLFAALVTGSMVVEQIFAIPGLGDFYVGSVGDRDYPVIMGTTLLYTAVLVVANLVVDLAYSWIDPRIRLEAP